The following coding sequences lie in one Rothia sp. SD9660Na genomic window:
- a CDS encoding multifunctional oxoglutarate decarboxylase/oxoglutarate dehydrogenase thiamine pyrophosphate-binding subunit/dihydrolipoyllysine-residue succinyltransferase subunit has protein sequence MPNQPEHIVPEEFAGNEWLVEELFEKYEQDRNSVDETWWPLFDQWAGTTGSAPSSQQAPAPAAASAPAKDEPTKAPVPSTPKTPAPEADPKSAPQAAPKASNPSATKPATPKEEPVSDAPQEDQIVTLRGPAKAVAANMDESLSVPTATTVRAIPAKLLIDNRTEINSYLARTRGGKVSFTHIIGYAIIRALAAFPSMNVSYGEDAKGKPAAIQHAHVNFGLAIDLPRPDGSRSLVVPNIKGAEKLSFSEFWEAYNDIVKRGREGKLGVEDFAGTTVSLTNPGGIGTVHSVPRLSKGQAAIIGAGALDYPAEYRGTSEKVIARNGVSKILTLTSTYDHRVIQGAGSGEFLKIVEHYLLGGDGFYEQIFEDLRIPFEPVRWARDNQVNPEAEVSKVARIQQLIHAFRVRGHLVAQTNPIGYQMLSHPDLRLENYGLTLWDLDRYWPTGGFGEKESLPLRTILELLREAYTRTLGVEYMHIENPEERQWFQDRLEHGYTKPSRDEQFRVLGTLNAAEAFETFLQTKYLGQKRFSLEGGESLIPLLDSVISEAADAGLNGVGIGMAHRGRLNVLTNIAGKSYAQIFREFEGQMDPRLTGGSGDVKYHLGTEGVFTSHNGNQTQVYLAANPSHLEAVNTVLEGIVRAKQDTLAEQGIGNYPVLPILVHGDAAFAGQGIVLETLQMSKLEGYTTGGTVHIVVNNQVGFTTTPRDGRTATYSTDIARMIQAPVLHVNADDPEAVVRAGSIAFAYRQAFNKDVVIDLVCYRRRGHNEADDPSMTQPKMYQQIEELPSTRKIYTEALVGRGDISQDEAERALKDYQSRLEQIFTETHEAQSSSAPLVTADAAAVSNIERPAAQQNEDSVHVAGETAISAETLAQIGQAFGNIPEGFTVHKKLKKLLEQRVKMSTEGDINWGFGELAAFASLLLEGRDVRLTGQDVQRGTFVQRHSVLHDSLTDEEWNPLANLSENQGKYSIYNSLLSEYGVMGFEYGYSVERPDSLVLWEAQFGDFANGAQTIVDEFISSAEQKWAQRSSLVLLLPHGFEGQGPDHSSARMERYLQLCAENNMTVAVPSTPANHFHLLRRQAHSRPHKPLIVITPKQLLRLKAAASSVEDFTSGSFKPVIEDQGDLNPADVTRLVFVSGRLYYDLEAERAKRGDETTAIVRVEQLYPLPSAEIKEQIAAYPNAELIWAQDEPANQGQWPFMAVNLLPQIDYRMKLISRPAAASPAAGTGKRHQRELDNLISEVFDR, from the coding sequence GTGCCAAACCAGCCAGAACATATTGTTCCCGAAGAGTTCGCGGGTAACGAGTGGCTCGTCGAAGAGCTCTTTGAAAAGTACGAGCAAGACCGCAACTCAGTCGACGAGACGTGGTGGCCCCTGTTTGACCAGTGGGCAGGCACAACCGGCAGCGCACCCAGCTCGCAGCAGGCACCGGCGCCCGCTGCCGCGTCCGCACCGGCCAAGGATGAGCCCACCAAGGCCCCCGTCCCCTCTACTCCCAAGACCCCTGCCCCTGAAGCTGATCCCAAGTCAGCCCCGCAGGCAGCCCCCAAGGCAAGCAACCCCTCAGCGACCAAGCCCGCCACCCCAAAGGAAGAACCCGTGAGCGACGCTCCCCAAGAAGACCAGATCGTTACCCTACGCGGCCCCGCCAAGGCAGTAGCCGCCAACATGGACGAGTCGCTGAGCGTACCCACCGCAACCACCGTCCGCGCTATCCCCGCCAAGCTGCTGATCGATAACCGCACCGAAATCAACAGCTACCTGGCTCGTACCCGCGGCGGCAAGGTCTCCTTCACCCATATCATTGGCTATGCCATCATCCGCGCTCTTGCGGCCTTCCCCTCCATGAACGTCAGCTACGGCGAGGACGCCAAGGGTAAGCCCGCCGCTATCCAGCACGCCCACGTTAACTTCGGCCTGGCCATCGACCTGCCCCGCCCCGACGGCTCCCGCAGCCTGGTTGTGCCCAACATCAAGGGTGCAGAGAAGCTTTCCTTCTCAGAGTTCTGGGAAGCCTACAACGACATCGTCAAGCGCGGCCGTGAAGGCAAGCTCGGCGTTGAAGACTTCGCCGGTACCACCGTCTCACTGACCAACCCCGGCGGTATCGGCACCGTCCACTCCGTGCCCCGCCTCTCCAAGGGCCAGGCAGCCATCATCGGTGCAGGTGCCCTCGACTACCCCGCCGAGTACCGTGGTACCTCAGAAAAGGTCATTGCCCGCAACGGTGTCTCCAAGATTCTGACCCTCACCTCCACCTACGACCACCGCGTCATTCAGGGTGCAGGTTCCGGCGAGTTCCTCAAAATTGTGGAGCACTACCTGCTCGGTGGCGACGGTTTCTACGAGCAGATTTTTGAGGATCTGCGCATCCCCTTTGAGCCTGTCCGCTGGGCCCGCGACAACCAGGTCAACCCCGAAGCCGAAGTCTCTAAGGTTGCCCGCATCCAGCAGCTCATCCACGCCTTCCGTGTACGCGGTCATCTGGTCGCACAGACCAATCCCATCGGTTACCAGATGCTCTCCCACCCTGACCTGCGTCTGGAGAACTACGGCCTGACCCTCTGGGATCTCGACCGTTACTGGCCCACCGGTGGCTTTGGCGAAAAGGAATCCCTGCCCCTGCGCACTATCCTTGAGCTGCTGCGCGAGGCCTACACCCGCACCCTGGGTGTGGAATACATGCACATCGAGAACCCCGAAGAGCGCCAGTGGTTCCAGGACCGCCTGGAGCACGGCTACACCAAGCCCTCCCGCGACGAGCAGTTCCGTGTGTTGGGCACCCTGAACGCTGCGGAGGCTTTTGAAACCTTCCTGCAGACCAAGTACCTGGGCCAGAAGCGCTTCTCGCTGGAGGGCGGCGAATCCCTGATTCCCCTGCTTGACTCGGTTATTTCTGAAGCAGCAGACGCTGGCCTGAACGGGGTCGGTATCGGTATGGCCCACCGCGGTCGCCTCAACGTGCTGACCAATATTGCAGGTAAGTCCTACGCCCAGATCTTCCGTGAGTTTGAGGGCCAGATGGACCCCCGCCTGACCGGTGGCTCCGGCGACGTTAAGTACCACCTGGGCACTGAGGGAGTCTTTACCTCCCACAACGGTAACCAGACCCAGGTCTACCTGGCCGCTAACCCCTCCCATCTGGAAGCCGTCAACACCGTGCTTGAGGGTATCGTCCGCGCTAAGCAGGACACCCTGGCTGAACAGGGCATCGGCAATTACCCCGTACTGCCGATCCTGGTGCACGGTGACGCGGCCTTCGCCGGTCAGGGCATCGTGCTGGAAACCCTGCAGATGTCCAAGCTTGAGGGCTACACCACCGGCGGTACCGTGCACATCGTGGTCAACAACCAGGTGGGCTTCACCACCACCCCGCGTGATGGCCGCACCGCCACCTACTCCACCGATATCGCCCGTATGATTCAGGCCCCCGTCCTGCACGTGAATGCGGACGACCCCGAGGCAGTCGTCCGCGCTGGTTCCATCGCCTTCGCCTACCGCCAGGCATTCAATAAGGATGTCGTCATCGACCTGGTCTGCTACCGCCGCCGCGGTCACAACGAGGCAGATGACCCCTCGATGACCCAGCCCAAGATGTACCAGCAGATTGAAGAGCTGCCTTCAACCCGCAAGATCTACACCGAGGCCCTGGTTGGTCGCGGTGATATTTCCCAGGACGAGGCCGAGCGTGCCCTCAAGGACTACCAGTCCCGCCTGGAGCAGATCTTCACTGAGACCCACGAGGCTCAGTCGTCCTCTGCTCCCCTGGTCACCGCAGACGCTGCCGCTGTTTCTAACATCGAGCGCCCTGCTGCCCAACAGAACGAGGACTCTGTGCACGTTGCCGGTGAGACCGCTATCTCTGCTGAGACTCTTGCCCAGATTGGTCAGGCCTTTGGCAATATCCCCGAGGGCTTCACTGTACACAAGAAGCTTAAGAAGCTGCTGGAGCAGCGCGTGAAGATGTCCACCGAGGGTGACATCAACTGGGGCTTTGGTGAACTCGCTGCCTTTGCCTCCCTGCTGCTGGAAGGCCGCGATGTGCGCCTGACCGGTCAGGACGTCCAGCGCGGCACCTTTGTCCAGCGCCACTCCGTGCTGCACGATTCCCTAACCGACGAAGAGTGGAACCCCCTGGCCAACCTCTCAGAGAACCAGGGTAAGTACTCCATCTACAACTCCCTGCTCTCCGAGTACGGCGTCATGGGCTTCGAATACGGCTACTCCGTCGAGCGCCCCGATTCCCTGGTGCTCTGGGAGGCCCAGTTCGGTGACTTCGCCAATGGCGCTCAGACCATTGTGGATGAGTTCATCTCATCTGCAGAGCAGAAGTGGGCTCAGCGTTCTTCACTGGTGCTGCTTCTCCCTCACGGGTTTGAGGGTCAGGGCCCTGACCACTCATCGGCCCGCATGGAGCGCTACCTGCAGCTGTGCGCCGAGAACAACATGACTGTTGCTGTTCCCTCGACCCCGGCTAACCACTTCCACCTGCTGCGCCGCCAGGCTCACTCCCGCCCGCACAAGCCGCTGATTGTTATCACCCCCAAGCAGCTACTGCGCCTCAAGGCTGCTGCTTCATCGGTTGAGGACTTCACCAGCGGTAGCTTCAAGCCCGTCATCGAGGACCAGGGTGACCTAAACCCCGCTGATGTGACCCGCCTGGTCTTCGTCTCCGGCCGTCTCTACTACGACCTGGAAGCAGAGCGCGCTAAGCGCGGGGATGAGACCACCGCTATTGTGCGCGTCGAGCAGCTCTACCCCCTGCCCTCTGCTGAGATCAAGGAACAGATTGCTGCCTACCCCAATGCGGAACTAATCTGGGCCCAGGATGAACCGGCTAACCAGGGTCAGTGGCCCTTCATGGCGGTCAATCTGCTGCCCCAGATTGACTACCGTATGAAGCTGATTTCCCGTCCGGCAGCAGCTTCTCCTGCAGCTGGTACCGGTAAGCGCCACCAGCGCGAGCTCGACAACCTCATCTCTGAGGTCTTCGACCGCTAA
- a CDS encoding hemolysin family protein produces MEWLLLLIGFALILGTGFFVAVEFSLVALDQSKVQQEIDRGDAAGERVLACLKSLSTQLSSCQLGITITTLLTGYTLDSGINALAGDTIASWGLAPSVSSALTLIFSMGIATLLSMIIGELVPKNLAIAEPYRVARVLAPGQLLFTKVMGPIVRTANGSANWILHRFGMEAKEELSAARSPEELSSMVRRSADLGTLDSDTARFVDKTLSFAELTAADVMTPRRKVIMLEDTAPVSDVIELARTTGHSRFPLYREDQDNIVGVVHVKKAVGLPLDKRDTLEAGTLMEDVLQVPETVHLDSLLMQLREGALQLAVVLDEYGGTAGITTLEDLVEEIVGEVSDEHDTNSFDERPLRVGSGDYIFSGLLRPDEVKDYIGTLEVDDDPAYETMGGFMMDHLGRVPETGDVVPVEGGRLRVEKMEQRRVDRIRYIPDALPLEQGEAATGELKTARKEARR; encoded by the coding sequence ATGGAATGGCTCCTGCTTCTCATTGGCTTTGCCCTGATTCTGGGCACCGGCTTCTTTGTGGCCGTAGAGTTTTCGCTGGTAGCTCTTGATCAGTCCAAGGTCCAGCAAGAAATTGATAGGGGAGACGCCGCAGGTGAACGAGTGCTTGCCTGCCTCAAGTCCCTCTCAACCCAGCTCTCAAGCTGCCAGCTGGGAATTACCATCACCACCCTGCTTACCGGTTACACCCTCGACAGCGGTATCAACGCCCTGGCCGGCGACACCATCGCTTCGTGGGGGCTTGCTCCCTCAGTGTCATCGGCCCTTACCCTGATTTTCTCTATGGGTATTGCAACCCTGCTCTCCATGATTATCGGTGAGCTGGTTCCCAAGAACCTGGCGATTGCCGAGCCCTACCGTGTAGCCCGCGTGCTAGCTCCGGGGCAGCTGCTCTTTACCAAGGTGATGGGCCCCATCGTCCGCACCGCGAACGGGTCAGCGAACTGGATTCTGCACCGTTTTGGCATGGAAGCTAAGGAGGAGCTCTCGGCAGCCCGTTCACCCGAAGAGCTTTCTTCAATGGTGCGCCGCTCAGCCGACCTGGGCACCCTGGACTCCGACACCGCCCGCTTCGTCGATAAGACCCTCTCCTTCGCCGAGCTCACCGCAGCCGACGTCATGACCCCCCGCCGCAAGGTCATCATGCTCGAAGATACCGCCCCTGTGAGCGACGTTATCGAGCTGGCCCGCACCACCGGCCACTCCCGCTTCCCCCTCTACCGGGAAGACCAGGACAACATCGTGGGCGTCGTGCACGTGAAGAAGGCCGTGGGCCTTCCCCTTGATAAGCGCGACACGCTGGAAGCCGGAACGCTGATGGAGGACGTACTGCAGGTACCCGAAACCGTGCATCTGGACTCCCTGCTCATGCAGCTGCGAGAGGGCGCCCTTCAGCTTGCCGTGGTGCTTGACGAATACGGTGGCACCGCCGGCATCACCACCCTTGAAGACCTGGTTGAAGAAATCGTCGGTGAAGTCTCCGATGAACACGACACCAACTCCTTCGACGAACGCCCCCTGCGCGTGGGCAGTGGCGACTACATCTTCTCGGGCCTGCTCCGCCCCGACGAGGTCAAGGACTACATTGGCACCCTGGAGGTGGACGATGACCCCGCCTACGAAACCATGGGCGGCTTCATGATGGATCACCTGGGGCGAGTTCCCGAAACCGGCGACGTGGTGCCCGTTGAGGGCGGACGCCTGCGCGTAGAAAAGATGGAACAGCGCCGGGTAGACCGAATTCGCTACATCCCCGATGCCCTACCCCTGGAGCAGGGGGAAGCGGCTACAGGTGAGTTGAAGACCGCTCGAAAGGAGGCCCGCCGATGA
- a CDS encoding hemolysin family protein has protein sequence MNDWVAIALLFALLAGNAYFVGAEFAVMSTRRSQIEPLAESGNKRAVTTLYALENVSLMLATCQLGITVCSLLILNVSEPAIHHLVAGPLESWGIPYEAASVLAFIFALVLVTYLHVIFGEMVPKNAAVSLAASGIALWIAPSLVTLSRILKPLVGLLNWIADHTLRLMKVEPKAEVASTFTLDELQSIVAQSTAEGTVDDGSGVLSGALEFSSKTVAEIMVPGDQLVTMNFPCTPAELEKAVAHTGYSRFVMRDEQDGTYMGYLHIKDALVYEADRMDQPIAWSKLRQMSIVKPETEIDEALATMQRNRAHVSHVVDARGQSVGVLFLEDILEELVGEIKDTTQEHVRRREEAASKHSAD, from the coding sequence ATGAATGACTGGGTAGCTATCGCTCTGCTCTTTGCGCTCCTTGCCGGTAACGCTTACTTCGTGGGTGCTGAGTTCGCCGTTATGTCGACCCGCCGCTCCCAGATTGAGCCCCTGGCCGAGTCGGGTAACAAGCGCGCCGTCACCACCCTCTACGCCCTTGAAAACGTATCCCTTATGCTGGCTACCTGCCAGCTGGGCATCACGGTGTGCTCCCTCCTGATTCTGAACGTCTCTGAGCCGGCTATCCACCACCTGGTGGCTGGTCCCCTGGAGTCCTGGGGAATACCTTATGAGGCAGCGAGCGTCCTAGCCTTCATCTTTGCGCTGGTGCTGGTGACCTACCTGCACGTCATCTTTGGTGAAATGGTGCCAAAGAACGCTGCTGTGTCACTTGCCGCTTCGGGTATTGCCCTGTGGATTGCCCCCTCGCTGGTGACCCTCTCCCGTATTCTCAAGCCCCTGGTTGGTCTGCTCAACTGGATAGCCGACCACACCCTGCGTCTGATGAAGGTAGAGCCCAAGGCTGAAGTGGCATCAACCTTTACCCTCGATGAGCTGCAAAGTATCGTGGCTCAGTCAACCGCAGAGGGAACCGTGGATGACGGCTCCGGTGTGCTGTCTGGCGCCCTGGAGTTCAGCTCGAAGACCGTTGCTGAGATTATGGTACCCGGCGACCAGCTGGTCACAATGAACTTCCCTTGCACGCCCGCTGAGCTGGAAAAGGCTGTTGCCCATACCGGCTACTCCCGCTTCGTGATGAGGGACGAGCAGGACGGCACCTACATGGGCTACCTGCACATCAAGGACGCCCTGGTCTACGAGGCTGACCGTATGGATCAGCCCATTGCTTGGTCTAAGCTACGTCAGATGTCGATCGTCAAGCCCGAAACCGAAATCGATGAGGCTCTTGCCACCATGCAGCGCAACCGGGCCCACGTCTCCCACGTAGTTGATGCCCGGGGGCAGAGCGTAGGCGTACTCTTCTTGGAAGACATCCTGGAAGAGTTGGTCGGTGAAATTAAGGACACCACCCAGGAGCACGTGCGCCGCCGCGAGGAAGCTGCCTCGAAGCACAGCGCTGACTAG
- a CDS encoding zinc ABC transporter substrate-binding protein has protein sequence MRKIFPTVSLLAVSALALSACGSSGTSASSSSTDGTLQVVTTTDVYADVVEAIGGDKVEVTPLIASTAVDPHSYEATSQDRLTVKDADLVVVNGGGYDTFLTEMAGTDNPDQIVVNAVELSGLFSADDLAHMAEEHSTTGEDHSDHVHSYNEHVWYDLDTMKKVADQVAADLAELDPANADAYTSAAATFSTDADQLLDRLKAIDTEERTYLATEPVSGYMLEDAGFTDSTPSDLTAAVDSESDIAPLTLQEAKDALTGGSIDLLAFNEQTQTAQTTEIYTFAQESGVASVSFTETLPENTGYVDWMTQNIDNLEKAVA, from the coding sequence ATGCGAAAGATTTTCCCCACCGTCTCACTGCTTGCCGTATCGGCGCTGGCCCTCTCTGCTTGCGGATCAAGCGGGACGAGCGCGTCCTCGTCCTCAACCGACGGAACCTTGCAGGTCGTCACCACCACCGACGTCTATGCTGATGTTGTGGAAGCAATCGGCGGCGATAAGGTAGAGGTCACCCCGCTTATCGCCTCAACCGCTGTGGACCCCCACTCCTACGAAGCCACCAGCCAAGACCGCCTGACCGTAAAAGACGCTGACCTGGTTGTCGTCAACGGCGGCGGCTACGATACCTTCCTCACCGAAATGGCCGGCACCGATAACCCCGACCAGATCGTGGTGAATGCGGTAGAGCTCTCGGGCCTCTTTAGCGCCGACGACCTGGCCCACATGGCAGAAGAGCACAGCACCACCGGTGAGGACCACTCTGACCACGTGCACTCCTACAACGAGCACGTCTGGTACGACCTGGACACCATGAAGAAGGTGGCTGACCAGGTGGCAGCCGACCTGGCTGAGCTCGACCCCGCCAACGCGGACGCCTACACCAGCGCAGCTGCAACCTTCTCCACCGACGCTGACCAGCTGCTTGACCGTCTCAAGGCCATCGACACCGAAGAGCGCACCTACCTGGCGACCGAGCCGGTCTCAGGCTACATGCTGGAGGATGCCGGTTTCACCGACTCCACCCCTTCAGATTTGACCGCAGCGGTCGATAGCGAAAGCGATATCGCCCCCCTGACCCTGCAGGAAGCCAAGGACGCCCTCACCGGCGGTAGCATCGACCTGCTAGCCTTCAACGAGCAGACCCAGACCGCCCAGACCACCGAAATCTATACCTTCGCCCAGGAATCCGGAGTTGCCAGTGTCTCCTTCACCGAGACCCTGCCCGAGAACACCGGCTACGTGGACTGGATGACCCAGAACATCGACAACCTAGAAAAGGCAGTAGCATAA
- a CDS encoding ABC transporter ATP-binding protein: MAHSSTQLAPALTVTGGGLSFGHRTLWQDLNLTVEQGEYFAVLGPNGSGKSTFIKVILGLTQLSSGKISVLGTPAHLGNPGVGYIPQQKAIGTEMPLRARDFVGLGVDGHRWGFRVKNRAYREKVDSLLDAVGASDYANVPVGLLSGGEQQRLRIAQALANDPKIILADEALLSLDLNHQYAVSDLIHRYNRDHGATVVFVTHEINPIIDHVDRLLYLAGGRFTVGAVEQVMRSEVLTDLYQTPVSVIQTNGRYVVVGGEHGEHHCALETDHPQLLAPVKGVDNR, translated from the coding sequence ATGGCTCACTCTTCTACCCAGCTCGCCCCCGCCCTTACGGTGACCGGGGGCGGGCTTTCCTTTGGCCACCGTACCCTGTGGCAGGACCTCAACCTCACCGTCGAACAGGGCGAATATTTTGCCGTCCTGGGCCCTAACGGTTCGGGCAAATCGACCTTTATCAAGGTCATCTTAGGTTTGACCCAGCTGAGTTCTGGCAAAATTTCGGTTCTGGGTACCCCCGCCCACCTGGGGAACCCCGGGGTGGGTTACATTCCCCAGCAGAAGGCGATTGGCACCGAGATGCCCCTGCGGGCCCGCGATTTTGTGGGGCTTGGTGTGGACGGTCACCGCTGGGGCTTCCGCGTGAAGAACCGGGCCTACCGGGAGAAGGTTGACTCCCTGCTCGATGCGGTCGGTGCCAGCGACTACGCCAATGTGCCGGTGGGGCTTCTATCGGGCGGTGAGCAGCAGCGCCTACGTATCGCCCAGGCCCTTGCCAACGACCCCAAGATTATCCTGGCAGATGAGGCCCTGCTTTCTTTGGATCTCAACCACCAGTACGCCGTCTCAGACCTGATTCACCGCTATAACCGGGATCACGGGGCTACGGTAGTTTTCGTGACCCACGAGATCAACCCCATTATCGACCATGTAGACCGCCTGCTCTACCTCGCGGGAGGACGCTTCACCGTGGGGGCGGTGGAGCAGGTCATGCGGAGTGAGGTGCTCACCGACCTCTACCAGACCCCGGTATCGGTGATTCAAACCAACGGCCGCTATGTGGTGGTGGGCGGCGAGCACGGGGAGCACCACTGTGCCCTGGAAACCGACCACCCCCAGCTACTTGCACCCGTGAAAGGGGTAGACAACCGATGA
- a CDS encoding metal ABC transporter permease has product MTFADFMGKVFVFDRYGELVALLSQSIIAGAILGVIGGFVGLFVMLRRHAFAVHAVAEMSFAGAALFLLLGYNVVTGSLVGSIISALLIALMGARAHENDSIIGALMPFGLGLGILFLSLYSGRAANKFSLLTGQIVSVDSAQLTSMIIGGVVIIAALAIMWRPLMFASLDSVVASAKGVPLKALSVAFMIVLGIATALSVQVVGSLLVLALLITPAAAALQITASPLRALILSVLFAEIAMVGGILLALAGSLPISPYVTTLSFFIFVVCRLVRAIRQRYSASGRVRSSEAATASSPAGGQSS; this is encoded by the coding sequence ATGACTTTTGCGGACTTTATGGGCAAGGTCTTTGTCTTTGACCGCTACGGTGAGCTTGTGGCCCTGCTGAGCCAGTCCATTATCGCCGGGGCTATCTTGGGTGTAATCGGTGGCTTTGTAGGGCTCTTTGTGATGCTCCGCCGTCACGCTTTTGCAGTGCACGCGGTAGCCGAGATGTCTTTTGCCGGAGCTGCCCTCTTTCTTCTCCTGGGCTATAACGTGGTCACCGGCTCCCTGGTGGGCTCTATTATCTCTGCCCTATTGATTGCCTTGATGGGCGCCCGGGCTCACGAAAACGATTCGATCATTGGTGCCCTGATGCCCTTTGGTCTGGGGCTGGGAATCCTCTTCCTCTCCCTCTACTCGGGCAGAGCAGCTAACAAGTTCTCGCTGCTGACCGGTCAGATTGTTTCGGTTGACTCTGCCCAGCTGACCTCGATGATTATCGGCGGGGTGGTGATTATTGCTGCTCTGGCTATCATGTGGCGGCCGCTCATGTTCGCCTCGCTTGACTCGGTGGTTGCCTCAGCCAAGGGGGTGCCGCTGAAAGCCCTTTCGGTTGCTTTCATGATTGTGCTGGGTATCGCCACCGCCCTGTCGGTGCAGGTGGTGGGCTCCCTGCTGGTTCTTGCCTTGCTTATCACACCGGCAGCGGCAGCCCTCCAAATCACCGCCTCGCCCCTGCGAGCCCTGATTCTGTCGGTACTCTTCGCCGAGATTGCTATGGTGGGCGGTATTCTTCTGGCCCTTGCAGGCTCCCTGCCTATCAGCCCCTACGTGACCACCCTATCTTTCTTCATCTTTGTAGTCTGCCGCCTGGTGCGAGCCATCCGCCAGCGCTACTCAGCCTCGGGGCGCGTCCGCTCATCTGAAGCCGCAACAGCATCTAGCCCTGCTGGTGGGCAGAGCAGTTAG
- a CDS encoding Fur family transcriptional regulator yields the protein MNTNSASSASKPTEIRNTKQRRAVTANLETLEDFISAQDLHQLMLSRGDKVSLATTYRLLQSMVSTGEVEALKTEDGEAIYRRCDSEHHHHHLLCRICGAAREFEIPELEELALAIAAKNGYTEVKHVIEITGVCSNCSAHQQG from the coding sequence GTGAACACCAACTCAGCGTCGTCAGCCAGCAAGCCTACCGAAATCCGCAACACTAAACAGCGTCGGGCAGTCACCGCAAACCTCGAAACCCTCGAAGACTTTATTTCTGCTCAAGACCTGCACCAGCTCATGCTCTCGCGCGGCGATAAGGTATCGCTGGCGACCACCTACCGTCTCTTGCAGTCCATGGTGAGCACCGGTGAGGTTGAGGCCCTCAAGACCGAGGACGGCGAAGCTATCTACCGCCGCTGCGACTCCGAGCACCACCACCATCACCTGCTCTGCCGTATCTGTGGGGCTGCCCGGGAATTTGAGATTCCCGAGCTTGAAGAGCTAGCCCTGGCAATTGCGGCAAAGAACGGCTACACCGAGGTCAAGCACGTCATTGAGATTACCGGGGTCTGCTCTAACTGCTCTGCCCACCAGCAGGGCTAG
- a CDS encoding MBL fold metallo-hydrolase, whose amino-acid sequence MKLTKYTHSCVRLEKDGAVLVLDPGNFSEVEQALDGAHHILVTHVHPDHFDEGKVVAFLRENPQVTIHAPAAVIDTVLAALPEALAKSVEADGELTLTSFSIKTFGGNHAVIHPLLPVIDNVGYLIDDNLFHPGDSFVVPHGIEVGTLLVPIHAPWNKIQEVIDFIIAVRAPRAFQIHDSLLAENGRNMIIGHATNFGQKYGTTFEYMAPGQSVEI is encoded by the coding sequence ATGAAACTTACGAAATACACCCACTCCTGCGTCAGGCTCGAAAAGGACGGCGCCGTGCTGGTGCTCGACCCCGGAAACTTCTCCGAGGTCGAGCAGGCGCTGGACGGGGCCCACCATATCCTTGTAACCCACGTGCACCCCGATCACTTCGATGAGGGCAAGGTGGTCGCTTTTCTGCGGGAGAACCCGCAGGTCACCATTCACGCCCCTGCCGCTGTCATTGACACCGTTCTTGCGGCCCTGCCCGAGGCTCTTGCAAAGTCGGTGGAAGCTGATGGGGAGCTGACTCTCACGTCCTTCTCTATCAAAACCTTCGGTGGTAACCACGCTGTCATCCACCCCCTGCTACCGGTGATCGATAACGTGGGCTACCTGATTGACGATAACCTCTTCCATCCCGGTGACTCTTTTGTGGTGCCCCACGGCATTGAGGTGGGTACTCTGCTGGTGCCGATTCACGCCCCCTGGAACAAGATTCAGGAGGTCATTGACTTTATTATCGCCGTGCGTGCCCCGCGTGCCTTCCAGATTCATGATTCACTTCTTGCTGAAAATGGTCGAAACATGATCATTGGCCATGCAACCAACTTTGGTCAGAAGTACGGCACTACCTTTGAGTACATGGCTCCCGGCCAGTCTGTAGAGATTTAG
- a CDS encoding HIT family protein, with the protein MSTVFTKIINRELSGRFIWEDEQAVAFLTIEPFQYGHTLVVPKAEIDHWVDLPEELSAHLFDVAQKVSKGLIKAFEPTRVGMIIAGFDVPHTHIHVWPAVDQSEFTFEQANRNPDAAAMDEAAEKLRAALTELGYGDSVAS; encoded by the coding sequence ATGAGCACTGTTTTTACCAAGATTATTAACCGCGAACTGTCTGGCCGTTTTATCTGGGAGGACGAGCAGGCAGTTGCCTTCTTGACCATCGAGCCCTTTCAGTACGGCCATACTCTGGTGGTTCCCAAGGCTGAGATTGACCACTGGGTTGACCTGCCCGAGGAGCTCTCAGCCCACCTTTTTGACGTGGCTCAGAAGGTATCGAAGGGGTTGATAAAGGCTTTTGAACCTACCCGCGTAGGCATGATTATTGCCGGTTTTGATGTGCCCCATACCCATATTCATGTGTGGCCCGCTGTTGACCAGAGCGAGTTCACCTTCGAGCAGGCAAATCGTAACCCCGATGCGGCTGCCATGGATGAGGCTGCTGAAAAGCTGCGGGCAGCTCTGACCGAGCTGGGCTACGGCGACTCGGTCGCTTCCTAG